Proteins encoded by one window of Cloeon dipterum chromosome 4, ieCloDipt1.1, whole genome shotgun sequence:
- the mms4 gene encoding crossover junction endonuclease EME1 isoform X2, with translation MFQDVVILSDDDEDVITKSYSPQKEQCLEKADTNTEKDMLWSNAAHSMSDSDDDFFQKRQSLTVPTTQVPATKASKSPKKRRGKYTEEEKAAMEAEKRAKRLQREDMRRKRPENCLKYIILQVDRDLVQIPSLEQVLSFTPIEQCRSEVKHGAIPFSVLWHRELTPDENGHCSREVAPSLMQLLEMNMLEPLVRDGELVSHVKNILDSNRKVENFIILVYGKNQYFALKKKGGGRISKDQLEEAMVECQLELGVTFCCAETAQEVSEWLFRYTKAVAQEPFKRIKQDWQNNFRFHLASEKSSGVREDFSKIWLKSLKKFKRMPLETCQAIAAVYKTPTALTEAYSECASTDEAKLLLEDITVQRGVGPLAIERRVGPALSRRVHTVLTSTQPDLLLNNVE, from the exons atgtttcaagACGTCGTGATCCTGTCAGACGACGATG aaGATGTCATCACAAAATCATACTCTCCCCAAAAAGAGCAGTGCCTTGAAAAAGCAGACACAAACACGGAAAAAGACATGTTGTGGAGCAATGCAGCTCACTCAATGTCGGACTCAGatgatgattttttccaaaagag acagtcTTTGACTGTGCCCACTACACAGGTACCTGCAACGAAGGCAAGCAAATCACCAAAA AAACGTCGGGGCAAGTACACTGAAGAGGAGAAGGCAGCAATGGAAGCAGAAAAGAGGGCGAAAAGACTGCAGAGGGAGGATATGAGGAGGAAAAGACCAGAGAACTGTTTGAAG TACATCATTCTTCAAGTGGACAGAGACTTGGTACAAATTCCGTCTTTGGAACAGGTTTTGAGTTTCACTCCAATCGAGCAGTGTCGAAGCGAGGTGAAGCACGGGGCTATTCCTTTTTCAGTGCTTTGGCATAGAGAATTGACACCAGACGAAAAT GGTCACTGCAGTCGAGAAGTGGCTCCGTCATTGATGCAACTTCTTGAGATGAACATGCTGGAGCCTTTGGTCCGTGATGGAGAGCTTGTGTCACATGTCAAGAATATCCTGGATTCAAACAGAAAGgtggaaaatttcatcatcCTCGTTTATGGGAAGAACCAGTATTTTGCACTCAA GAAGAAAGGAGGGGGCAGAATCAGCAAGGACCAGCTGGAGGAGGCAATGGTAGAGTGTCAGCTTGAACTAGGCGTTACATTTTGCTGCGCGGAAACTGCTCAGGAGGTCAGCGAGTGGCTCTTCCGGTACACAAAAGCAGTGGCCCAGGAACCATTCAA GAGAATCAAACAAGACTGGCAGAATAACTTCAGATTCCACCTGGCGTCGGAAAAGAGCAGTGGTGTACGCGAGGATTTCTCCAAAATATGGCTCAAGTCGCTGAAGAAGTTCAAGAGGATGCCTCTGGAAACGTGCCAAGCCATTGCGGCTGTCTACAAAACGCCCACGGCACTAACTGAA GCTTACAGTGAATGTGCAAGCACTGATGAAGCAAAATTGTTGTTGGAAGATATTACG GTTCAGCGAGGAGTTGGACCTCTTGCCATAGAAAGAAGGGTGGGGCCTGCTCTGAGCCGCAGAGTACACACAGTTCTCACCTCCACGCAGCCTGACTTGCTGCTTAACAACGTAGAATGA
- the mms4 gene encoding crossover junction endonuclease EME1 isoform X1: MFQDVVILSDDDEDVITKSYSPQKEQCLEKADTNTEKDMLWSNAAHSMSDSDDDFFQKRFEVLPQDNNVSSSSDENSFKNQPLSQNSVKEYHPLSDSDNDEPNHRQSLTVPTTQVPATKASKSPKKRRGKYTEEEKAAMEAEKRAKRLQREDMRRKRPENCLKYIILQVDRDLVQIPSLEQVLSFTPIEQCRSEVKHGAIPFSVLWHRELTPDENGHCSREVAPSLMQLLEMNMLEPLVRDGELVSHVKNILDSNRKVENFIILVYGKNQYFALKKKGGGRISKDQLEEAMVECQLELGVTFCCAETAQEVSEWLFRYTKAVAQEPFKRIKQDWQNNFRFHLASEKSSGVREDFSKIWLKSLKKFKRMPLETCQAIAAVYKTPTALTEAYSECASTDEAKLLLEDITVQRGVGPLAIERRVGPALSRRVHTVLTSTQPDLLLNNVE; encoded by the exons atgtttcaagACGTCGTGATCCTGTCAGACGACGATG aaGATGTCATCACAAAATCATACTCTCCCCAAAAAGAGCAGTGCCTTGAAAAAGCAGACACAAACACGGAAAAAGACATGTTGTGGAGCAATGCAGCTCACTCAATGTCGGACTCAGatgatgattttttccaaaagagGTTTGAAGTTCTTCCGCAAGATAACAACGTCTCCTCGTCCTCGGacgaaaattcttttaaaaatcagcctCTGTCTCAAAACTCGGTGAAAGAATATCATCCTCTTTCGGATAGTGACAATGATGAACCCAATCATAG acagtcTTTGACTGTGCCCACTACACAGGTACCTGCAACGAAGGCAAGCAAATCACCAAAA AAACGTCGGGGCAAGTACACTGAAGAGGAGAAGGCAGCAATGGAAGCAGAAAAGAGGGCGAAAAGACTGCAGAGGGAGGATATGAGGAGGAAAAGACCAGAGAACTGTTTGAAG TACATCATTCTTCAAGTGGACAGAGACTTGGTACAAATTCCGTCTTTGGAACAGGTTTTGAGTTTCACTCCAATCGAGCAGTGTCGAAGCGAGGTGAAGCACGGGGCTATTCCTTTTTCAGTGCTTTGGCATAGAGAATTGACACCAGACGAAAAT GGTCACTGCAGTCGAGAAGTGGCTCCGTCATTGATGCAACTTCTTGAGATGAACATGCTGGAGCCTTTGGTCCGTGATGGAGAGCTTGTGTCACATGTCAAGAATATCCTGGATTCAAACAGAAAGgtggaaaatttcatcatcCTCGTTTATGGGAAGAACCAGTATTTTGCACTCAA GAAGAAAGGAGGGGGCAGAATCAGCAAGGACCAGCTGGAGGAGGCAATGGTAGAGTGTCAGCTTGAACTAGGCGTTACATTTTGCTGCGCGGAAACTGCTCAGGAGGTCAGCGAGTGGCTCTTCCGGTACACAAAAGCAGTGGCCCAGGAACCATTCAA GAGAATCAAACAAGACTGGCAGAATAACTTCAGATTCCACCTGGCGTCGGAAAAGAGCAGTGGTGTACGCGAGGATTTCTCCAAAATATGGCTCAAGTCGCTGAAGAAGTTCAAGAGGATGCCTCTGGAAACGTGCCAAGCCATTGCGGCTGTCTACAAAACGCCCACGGCACTAACTGAA GCTTACAGTGAATGTGCAAGCACTGATGAAGCAAAATTGTTGTTGGAAGATATTACG GTTCAGCGAGGAGTTGGACCTCTTGCCATAGAAAGAAGGGTGGGGCCTGCTCTGAGCCGCAGAGTACACACAGTTCTCACCTCCACGCAGCCTGACTTGCTGCTTAACAACGTAGAATGA